The following is a genomic window from Desulfosoma caldarium.
AAGCCATCGCGCGCGTCGGCACACGTCGCGACAACGGATCGCGCGCAGAGGGGACATCGCAGCTGGAGCCTGTGATTCCCTTTTCCAGGAAAGTTTATGATTTGCCCCTTGGCCGATGCCTCGAGACTTGGTATGAATCGGCACGCCTTCGGGCAGCTTTGGCACCAGCATTCAACATCCCGGCACAAAGGAGTCTTCCACCACCATGACACCCCATGAACCCTTTCAAAAGACGACGCCGGCCGACGCGCAGTCTCCGGCATGCTGGACCGCGGAAACCCTGCGCGACACACTGCTGCGTCACGTCCAGGAACTGGCGCGCCATCCCGAAAACAAGGTGCCTGCGGAACGGCTCGTGTTGCAACTGACCCAGGATACGGATTTTCAAGCGATCCTGAAAACCTGGAACACCCTGAACGGCCCTGATCGCGTGGCCGCGTGGAAAAAGGTCCTCGGCCTGGCCGAACACCATGCCCGTGAAATTCTTCCGGCATGCGTGCAATGCGGCGAATGCTGTCGCTCGGGCAGTCCCACACTGCACCTGGAAGACTTGGAACTGCTGCAGAAGGGGGCCCTTGCGTGGAACGCGCTCTACACGTTGCGCCGAGGCGAACCCGTGCGGTCGCCTTTCAAGAAGGAGCTGGTTTTTCTCTTGGATGAGCGCATCAAGGTGCGGGAAAAGCCGGGGACGACGGAATGCCTCTTTCTCGATGCCTCCACAAACCAATGCCGCATCTACGCCGACCGGCCTCTGCAGTGCCGCGCTCAGGCGTGTTGGGATGCCGGGCCCGCCGAAGATTTGAGCAAACAGCCGTATTTGACGCGGCGTGACCTCTTTAAGGACGTGGAACTTCTGATGGATATCATCGCCGAACACGACCGTCGCTGCCGATTCGATCAGCTGGCCGCTGCGTTTCGAGAACTGGACGCGACCAAGGGCGCTTCGGTGGATAAACTGCTTCACCTTTTGGCCTACGAAGACCACTTTCGAAACGTCATGGCCGAAAAATTAAACATTCCCGAGGACTACATGGAATTGGTCTTCGGTCGAAGCTTTGCCGACCTGGTGCAGGTGTTTGGATGCCGCGTGCGCACGGAACCCGACGGCACTCGTGTGCTCGTTCCGGACCAGGACGCCGCCTCGCTTTCCGGCAATGAGGCGGCAAAAGAAACGTAGAACCCACAGGTGGGTTTCTCCATGAGCGCGCAGGGAACAGAGCGGTTTTCTTGATGGAAGAGAAAGCGCCTGCGCCGCATAACTTCGAATTCGTCAGGGACTTGTCCCCGGCCCAAACGGGAAGCGGGAATCCATAACGGGTTTTAGGCCGTGGATTCCCGCTTGGTGCTATCCCGGGGCGAGCCCTGACGCCGGCAGCGGCAAGCCCTCTGGGTCTAAGACCTGGAGTGACGCCAAGGGCCGGGAGGCGTTGGCGCAAGAGCCTTCACGTCGATGAAGACCGAAAGAGCGTGTAGCACACCTGGTCGCCGACCTTTGTGGCTTTCGCCAATTCCATGTGGCGCAACACCGCGAAATCGGATCGAAATGTGGTTTCGTCCATGTTGAGGGCTTTGAGGATGTCGTCCAAAGGCATCGGCCCGTTGGCTTCAAGAAGTTCCAAAATCCGCTTCTGACGTTCCGTCAAACCTGTTTGGCCTTCACCGGTCCTCTTGGCACTGTAGACGGCCCAGGGGTCACAGACCTTGGGAACGGCCATGCGGTCCAGATAGCAGTCTTCGCAGACCGTTTCTCCTGCCAGTTCATAGCGATCGTCATCGGGGGCAAGAGAAACGCCGCATCGTGCACACTTCGTCATAGTCCTGAACCTCCT
Proteins encoded in this region:
- a CDS encoding YkgJ family cysteine cluster protein, with the translated sequence MTPHEPFQKTTPADAQSPACWTAETLRDTLLRHVQELARHPENKVPAERLVLQLTQDTDFQAILKTWNTLNGPDRVAAWKKVLGLAEHHAREILPACVQCGECCRSGSPTLHLEDLELLQKGALAWNALYTLRRGEPVRSPFKKELVFLLDERIKVREKPGTTECLFLDASTNQCRIYADRPLQCRAQACWDAGPAEDLSKQPYLTRRDLFKDVELLMDIIAEHDRRCRFDQLAAAFRELDATKGASVDKLLHLLAYEDHFRNVMAEKLNIPEDYMELVFGRSFADLVQVFGCRVRTEPDGTRVLVPDQDAASLSGNEAAKET